One window from the genome of Saimiri boliviensis isolate mSaiBol1 chromosome 2, mSaiBol1.pri, whole genome shotgun sequence encodes:
- the RPAP1 gene encoding RNA polymerase II-associated protein 1 isoform X4 — protein sequence MLGERDTSSVAVKLPVPSAVAFPPVFHRSRDTQGRSATSGKRSIFAQEIAARRISEARVPSVGEVVPNLGPPEGAVTCETPAPRDQGSQLPGSSHSFQGPNLVTGKGLRGQEAEQEAQTIHEENVARLQAMAPEEILQEQQRLLAQLDPSLVAFLRSHSRTQEQTGEKASEEQRPGGPSANVTKEEPLMSSSANKPKKGDKLEPEAPVLALPMTLQKEWLHMDTVELEKLHWTQDLPPLRRQQTQERMQARFSLQGELLAPDVDLPTHLGLHHHGEEAERAGYSLQELFHLTRSQVSQQRALALHVLAQVISRAQAGEFGDRLAGSVLSLLLDAGFLFLLRFSLDDRVDGVIAAAIRALRALLVAPGDEELLDSTFSWYHGALTFPLVPSQEDKEDEDEDEEHPAEKAERKSPEEDSRPPPDLARHDVIKGLLATSLLPRLRYVLEVTYPGPAVVLDILAVLIRLARHSLESATRVLECPRLIETIVREFLPTSWSPFGSGPTPSLYKVPCATAMKLLRVLASAGRNIAARLLSSFDLRSRLCRFIAEAPQELTLPPEEAETLSIEALRLWAVAASYGQGGDLYRELYPVVMRALQVVPQELSTHPPQPLSMQRIASLLTLLTQLTLAAGSNPAETISNSVEASLSVTSLVTWTQVSGLQPLVELCLRQTLKLLSRPEMWRAVGPVPAACLLFLGAFYQAWSQQPSSCPEDWLQDMERLSEELLLPLLSQPTLGSLWDSLRHCSPLCNPLSCAPAPEAPPSLVSLGCSGGCPPFSLAGSASPFPFLTALLSLLNTMAWIHKGLCGQLAAVLAAPGLQKYFLRCVAPGAAPPLTPFSAWALRHEYHLQYLALALAQKAATLQPLPATHAALYHGMALALLSRLLPGSEYLAHELLLSCVFRLEFLPERTSGGPEAADFSDQLSLGSSRAPRCGQGALLAQACQDLPSIRSCYLTHCSPAQASLLASQALYRAELRRLPTLLLPVPTEPLLPTDWPFLPLIRLYHRVSDTPSGVPPTDTVGTAMRVLQWVLVLESWRPQALWAVPPAAHLARLMCVFLVDSELFRESPVQRLVAALLAQLCQPQVLPNLNLDCPLPGLTSFPDLYANFLDHFEAVSFGDHLFGALVLLPLQRRFSVTLRLALFGEHVGALRALSLPLTQLPVSLECYTVPPEDNLALLQLYFRTLVTGVLRPHWCPVLYAVAVAHVNSFIFSQDPQSSDEVKAARRRMLQKTWLLADEGLRQHLLHYKLPNSTLPEGFELYPQLPPLRQHYLQRLTSTVLQNGVSET from the exons GGGAGATCAGCAACATCTGGTAAGAGAAGCATCTTTGCCCAAGAGATTGCAGCAAGGAGAATATCTGAAGCCAGGGTCCCATCAGTTGGGGAAGTAGTGCCCAATTTGGGCCCACCAGAGG GCGCCGTGACCTGCGAGACACCGGCTCCTAGGGACCAGGGCTCCCAGCTTCCTGGAAGCAGCCACAGCTTCCAGGGACCTAATCTGGTCACAGGGAAGGGACTCAGGGGTCAAGAAGCTGAGCAGGAAGCCCAAACTATCCATGAAGAAAACGTAGCAAGACTGCAGGCCATGGCTCCTGAGGAGATCCTGCAGGAACAGCAGCGGTTGCTGGCGCAGCTTG ACCCCAGCTTGGTTGCTTTCTTGAGATCTCACAGCCGCACCCAAGAGCAAACAGGAGAGAAGGCCTCTGAGGAGCAGAGGCCAGGAGGGCCCTCTGCTAATGTCACCAAGGAGGAACCCCTCATGTCATCTTCTGCCAATAAGCCCAAGAAGGGAGACAAGCTGGAGCCAGAAGCCCCAG TTCTGGCACTGCCCATGACCCTTCAGAAAGAATGGCTGCACATGGACACTGTCGAGCTGGAGAAGCTCCACTGGACCCAGGACTTGCCCCCTCTCCGGCGGCAGCAGACACAGGAG AGGATGCAGGCTCGATTCagtcttcagggagaactactgGCCCCTGACGTGGACCTGCCCACCCACCTGGGTCTACACCACcatggagaggaggcagag AGAGCAGGGTACTCCCTACAGGAGCTGTTCCACCTGACCCGCAGCCAGGTGTCCCAGCAGAGAGCACTGGCACTGCATGTGTTGGCCCAAGTCATAAGCAGG gcccaggctggtgAGTTTGGGGACCGGCTAGCCGGCAGTGTCTTAAGCCTCCTTTTGGATGCTGGTTTCCTCTTCCTACTACGCTTTTCCTTGGATGACAGAGTAGATGGGGTCATTGCAGCCGCCATCCGTGCTCTTCGGGCTCTGCTGGTGGCTCCTGGAGATGAG GAACTCCTCGACAGCACCTTCTCTTGGTACCATGGAGCTTTGACGTTCCCTCTCGTGCCCAGTCAGGAGGACAaggaagatgaagatgaggatgaaGAACACCCAGCAGAAAAGGCTGAAAGGAAAAGCCCTGAAGAAGACAGCCGGCCTCCACCTGACCTGGCCCGACATGATGTCATCAAG GGGCTCCTGGCTAccagcctcctgcctcggctGCGCTATGTGCTGGAGGTGACCTACCCAGGACCTGCTGTGGTTCTTGACATCCTGGCCGTGCTCATCCGCCTCGCCCGGCATTCCCTGGAGTCAGCCACAAGG GTCCTGGAGTGCCCTCGGCTGATAGAGACCATAGTTCGAGAGTTCTTGCCCACCAGCTGGTCTCCTTTTGGGTCAGGACCTACCCCCAGTCTATACAAAGTACCCTGTGCTACTGCCATGAAACTACTTCGTGTCCTGGCCTCAGCTGGGAGGAATATTGCTGCTCGGCTG TTGAGCAGCTTTGATCTCCGGAGCCGCCTGTGCCGCTTCATAGCTGAGGCTCCCCAAGAACTGACCTTGCCCCCGGAGGAAGCTGAGACGCTGAGCATTGAGGCTCTCCGTTTGTGGGCAGTGGCTGCCTCCTATGGCCAGGGCGGTGAcctttacag GGAGCTCTACCCAGTGGTGATGCGGGCCTTGCAGGTGGTGCCACAGGAGCTCAgtacccacccgcctcagcccctgtCCATGCAGCGGATAGCCTCACTGCTTACTCTCCTCACCCAGCTGACCCTGGCAGCTGGCAGCAACCCCGCTGAAACCATCAG CAACTCTGTTGAGGCCAGCCTCTCAGTTACCTCCTTAGTCACTTGGACACAGGTGTCTGGGCTCCAGCCTCTTGTCGAGCTGTGTCTAAGGCAAACCTTGAAGTTGCTGTCCAGACCTGAGATGTGGAGAGCCGTGGGCCCAGTGCCTGCTGCCTGCCTGTTGTTCCTGGGCGCCTTCTACCAGGCCTGGAGCCAGCAA CCAAGCTCATGCCCAGAGGATTGGCTCCAGGACATGGAGCGCCTGTCGGAGGAGCTGTTGCTGCCACTGCTGAGCCAGCCCACCCTGGGCAGCCTGTGGGATTCCCTTAG GCACTGCTCCCCTCTCTGCAACCCGCTGTCCTGTGCGCCAGCCCCTGAAGCTCCCCCCAGCCTCGTGTCACtgggctgctcaggaggctgcccCCCTTTCAGTCTGGCTGGCTCAGCCTCACCCTTCCCATTCCTCActgccctcctctctcttctcaaTACCATGGCCTGGATCCACAAGGGGCTGTGTGGCCAG TTGGCTGCCGTATTGGCTGCCCCGGGACTCCAGAAGTACTTCCTCCGTTGTGTGGCTCCTGGGGCTGCCCCTCCCCTCACACCGTTCTCTGCGTGGGCCCTGCGTCATGAGTACCACCTGCAGTACCTGGCACTCGCTCTGGCCCAGAAAGCG GCAACACTGCAGCCATTGCCAGCCACCCATGCTGCCCTTTATCATGGTATGGCCTTGGCCCTGCTGAGCCGGCTGCTGCCCGGAAGCGAGTACCTCGCCCATGAGCTGCTGCTGAGCTGTGTATTCCGGCTGGAGTTCCTCCC GGAAAGAACATCAGGGGGTCCAGAGGCAGCTGACTTCTCTGACCAGCTGTCTTTAGGAAGCAGCAGGGCCCCTCGGTGTGGGCAAGGGGCTCTGCTAGCTCAGGCCTGCCAGGACCTCCCCAGCATCCGCAGCTGCTACCTGACTCACTGCTCGCCAGCCCAAGCCAGTCTGttggcctcccaggctctgtACCGAGCGGAGCTACGGCGACTCCCGACCCTGCTACTGCCTGTGCCTACGGAGCCGCTGCTGCCCACCGACTGGCCCTTCCTGCCACTGATTCGCCTCTACCACCGGGTTTCAGACACCCCCTCGGGGGTCCCTCCCACAGACACCGTGGGCACAGCCATGCGGGTCCTGCAGTGGGTGCTAGTTCTGGAGAGCTGGCGCCCCCAGGCCCTCTGGGCTGTGCCCCCTGCTGCCCACCTGGCACGGCTCATGTGTGTGTTCCTGGTGGACAGTGAGCTGTTCCGGGAGTCCCCAGTACAGCGTCTGGTGGCAGCCCTCCTAGCCCAGCTCTGTCAGCCTCAAGTCTTGCCAAACCTCAACCTGGACTGCCCACTCCCTGGCCTGACGTCTTTCCCGGACCTCTATGCCAACTTCCTGGATCATTTTGAGGCTGTCTCTTTTGGGGACCACCTCTTTGGGGCcctggtcctcctgcctctgcagcGTCGGTTCAGTGTCACTTTGCGCCTCGCCCTCTTTGGGGAACACGTGGGAGCTTTGCGAGCTCTGAGCCTGCCTCTGACTCAG TTGCCTGTGTCCCTGGAGTGCTACACGGTACCTCCTGAAGACAACCTGGCCCTCCTTCAGCTCTACTTCAGGACCCTGGTTACTGGTGTGCTCCGTCCACATTGGTGCCCTGTGCTCTATGCTGTGGCTGTGGCTCATGTCAATAGCTTCATCTTCTCTCAGGACCCACAGAGCTCA GATGAGGTAAAGGCTGCCCGCAGGCGTATGCTGCAGAAAACATGGCTGCTGGCAGATGAG gGTCTCCGGCAGCACCTTCTCCACTATAAGCTTCCCAATTCCACGCTCCCAGAGGGCTTTGAGCTCTATCCTCAGTTGCCCCCTCTGCGTCAGCACTACCTCCAGAGACTGACTTCAACGGTGCTCCAAAATGGGGTATCAGAGACCTAG
- the RPAP1 gene encoding RNA polymerase II-associated protein 1 isoform X1: protein MLSRPKPGESEVDLLRFQSQFLAAGAAPAVQLVKKGNRGSGDANSNQPPLQDHRDVVMLDNLPDLPPALVPSPPKRARPSPGHPLPEDEDPEERLRRHDQHITAVLTKIIERDTSSVAVKLPVPSAVAFPPVFHRSRDTQGRSATSGKRSIFAQEIAARRISEARVPSVGEVVPNLGPPEGAVTCETPAPRDQGSQLPGSSHSFQGPNLVTGKGLRGQEAEQEAQTIHEENVARLQAMAPEEILQEQQRLLAQLDPSLVAFLRSHSRTQEQTGEKASEEQRPGGPSANVTKEEPLMSSSANKPKKGDKLEPEAPVLALPMTLQKEWLHMDTVELEKLHWTQDLPPLRRQQTQERMQARFSLQGELLAPDVDLPTHLGLHHHGEEAERAGYSLQELFHLTRSQVSQQRALALHVLAQVISRAQAGEFGDRLAGSVLSLLLDAGFLFLLRFSLDDRVDGVIAAAIRALRALLVAPGDEELLDSTFSWYHGALTFPLVPSQEDKEDEDEDEEHPAEKAERKSPEEDSRPPPDLARHDVIKGLLATSLLPRLRYVLEVTYPGPAVVLDILAVLIRLARHSLESATRVLECPRLIETIVREFLPTSWSPFGSGPTPSLYKVPCATAMKLLRVLASAGRNIAARLLSSFDLRSRLCRFIAEAPQELTLPPEEAETLSIEALRLWAVAASYGQGGDLYRELYPVVMRALQVVPQELSTHPPQPLSMQRIASLLTLLTQLTLAAGSNPAETISNSVEASLSVTSLVTWTQVSGLQPLVELCLRQTLKLLSRPEMWRAVGPVPAACLLFLGAFYQAWSQQPSSCPEDWLQDMERLSEELLLPLLSQPTLGSLWDSLRHCSPLCNPLSCAPAPEAPPSLVSLGCSGGCPPFSLAGSASPFPFLTALLSLLNTMAWIHKGLCGQLAAVLAAPGLQKYFLRCVAPGAAPPLTPFSAWALRHEYHLQYLALALAQKAATLQPLPATHAALYHGMALALLSRLLPGSEYLAHELLLSCVFRLEFLPERTSGGPEAADFSDQLSLGSSRAPRCGQGALLAQACQDLPSIRSCYLTHCSPAQASLLASQALYRAELRRLPTLLLPVPTEPLLPTDWPFLPLIRLYHRVSDTPSGVPPTDTVGTAMRVLQWVLVLESWRPQALWAVPPAAHLARLMCVFLVDSELFRESPVQRLVAALLAQLCQPQVLPNLNLDCPLPGLTSFPDLYANFLDHFEAVSFGDHLFGALVLLPLQRRFSVTLRLALFGEHVGALRALSLPLTQLPVSLECYTVPPEDNLALLQLYFRTLVTGVLRPHWCPVLYAVAVAHVNSFIFSQDPQSSDEVKAARRRMLQKTWLLADEGLRQHLLHYKLPNSTLPEGFELYPQLPPLRQHYLQRLTSTVLQNGVSET from the exons GGGAGATCAGCAACATCTGGTAAGAGAAGCATCTTTGCCCAAGAGATTGCAGCAAGGAGAATATCTGAAGCCAGGGTCCCATCAGTTGGGGAAGTAGTGCCCAATTTGGGCCCACCAGAGG GCGCCGTGACCTGCGAGACACCGGCTCCTAGGGACCAGGGCTCCCAGCTTCCTGGAAGCAGCCACAGCTTCCAGGGACCTAATCTGGTCACAGGGAAGGGACTCAGGGGTCAAGAAGCTGAGCAGGAAGCCCAAACTATCCATGAAGAAAACGTAGCAAGACTGCAGGCCATGGCTCCTGAGGAGATCCTGCAGGAACAGCAGCGGTTGCTGGCGCAGCTTG ACCCCAGCTTGGTTGCTTTCTTGAGATCTCACAGCCGCACCCAAGAGCAAACAGGAGAGAAGGCCTCTGAGGAGCAGAGGCCAGGAGGGCCCTCTGCTAATGTCACCAAGGAGGAACCCCTCATGTCATCTTCTGCCAATAAGCCCAAGAAGGGAGACAAGCTGGAGCCAGAAGCCCCAG TTCTGGCACTGCCCATGACCCTTCAGAAAGAATGGCTGCACATGGACACTGTCGAGCTGGAGAAGCTCCACTGGACCCAGGACTTGCCCCCTCTCCGGCGGCAGCAGACACAGGAG AGGATGCAGGCTCGATTCagtcttcagggagaactactgGCCCCTGACGTGGACCTGCCCACCCACCTGGGTCTACACCACcatggagaggaggcagag AGAGCAGGGTACTCCCTACAGGAGCTGTTCCACCTGACCCGCAGCCAGGTGTCCCAGCAGAGAGCACTGGCACTGCATGTGTTGGCCCAAGTCATAAGCAGG gcccaggctggtgAGTTTGGGGACCGGCTAGCCGGCAGTGTCTTAAGCCTCCTTTTGGATGCTGGTTTCCTCTTCCTACTACGCTTTTCCTTGGATGACAGAGTAGATGGGGTCATTGCAGCCGCCATCCGTGCTCTTCGGGCTCTGCTGGTGGCTCCTGGAGATGAG GAACTCCTCGACAGCACCTTCTCTTGGTACCATGGAGCTTTGACGTTCCCTCTCGTGCCCAGTCAGGAGGACAaggaagatgaagatgaggatgaaGAACACCCAGCAGAAAAGGCTGAAAGGAAAAGCCCTGAAGAAGACAGCCGGCCTCCACCTGACCTGGCCCGACATGATGTCATCAAG GGGCTCCTGGCTAccagcctcctgcctcggctGCGCTATGTGCTGGAGGTGACCTACCCAGGACCTGCTGTGGTTCTTGACATCCTGGCCGTGCTCATCCGCCTCGCCCGGCATTCCCTGGAGTCAGCCACAAGG GTCCTGGAGTGCCCTCGGCTGATAGAGACCATAGTTCGAGAGTTCTTGCCCACCAGCTGGTCTCCTTTTGGGTCAGGACCTACCCCCAGTCTATACAAAGTACCCTGTGCTACTGCCATGAAACTACTTCGTGTCCTGGCCTCAGCTGGGAGGAATATTGCTGCTCGGCTG TTGAGCAGCTTTGATCTCCGGAGCCGCCTGTGCCGCTTCATAGCTGAGGCTCCCCAAGAACTGACCTTGCCCCCGGAGGAAGCTGAGACGCTGAGCATTGAGGCTCTCCGTTTGTGGGCAGTGGCTGCCTCCTATGGCCAGGGCGGTGAcctttacag GGAGCTCTACCCAGTGGTGATGCGGGCCTTGCAGGTGGTGCCACAGGAGCTCAgtacccacccgcctcagcccctgtCCATGCAGCGGATAGCCTCACTGCTTACTCTCCTCACCCAGCTGACCCTGGCAGCTGGCAGCAACCCCGCTGAAACCATCAG CAACTCTGTTGAGGCCAGCCTCTCAGTTACCTCCTTAGTCACTTGGACACAGGTGTCTGGGCTCCAGCCTCTTGTCGAGCTGTGTCTAAGGCAAACCTTGAAGTTGCTGTCCAGACCTGAGATGTGGAGAGCCGTGGGCCCAGTGCCTGCTGCCTGCCTGTTGTTCCTGGGCGCCTTCTACCAGGCCTGGAGCCAGCAA CCAAGCTCATGCCCAGAGGATTGGCTCCAGGACATGGAGCGCCTGTCGGAGGAGCTGTTGCTGCCACTGCTGAGCCAGCCCACCCTGGGCAGCCTGTGGGATTCCCTTAG GCACTGCTCCCCTCTCTGCAACCCGCTGTCCTGTGCGCCAGCCCCTGAAGCTCCCCCCAGCCTCGTGTCACtgggctgctcaggaggctgcccCCCTTTCAGTCTGGCTGGCTCAGCCTCACCCTTCCCATTCCTCActgccctcctctctcttctcaaTACCATGGCCTGGATCCACAAGGGGCTGTGTGGCCAG TTGGCTGCCGTATTGGCTGCCCCGGGACTCCAGAAGTACTTCCTCCGTTGTGTGGCTCCTGGGGCTGCCCCTCCCCTCACACCGTTCTCTGCGTGGGCCCTGCGTCATGAGTACCACCTGCAGTACCTGGCACTCGCTCTGGCCCAGAAAGCG GCAACACTGCAGCCATTGCCAGCCACCCATGCTGCCCTTTATCATGGTATGGCCTTGGCCCTGCTGAGCCGGCTGCTGCCCGGAAGCGAGTACCTCGCCCATGAGCTGCTGCTGAGCTGTGTATTCCGGCTGGAGTTCCTCCC GGAAAGAACATCAGGGGGTCCAGAGGCAGCTGACTTCTCTGACCAGCTGTCTTTAGGAAGCAGCAGGGCCCCTCGGTGTGGGCAAGGGGCTCTGCTAGCTCAGGCCTGCCAGGACCTCCCCAGCATCCGCAGCTGCTACCTGACTCACTGCTCGCCAGCCCAAGCCAGTCTGttggcctcccaggctctgtACCGAGCGGAGCTACGGCGACTCCCGACCCTGCTACTGCCTGTGCCTACGGAGCCGCTGCTGCCCACCGACTGGCCCTTCCTGCCACTGATTCGCCTCTACCACCGGGTTTCAGACACCCCCTCGGGGGTCCCTCCCACAGACACCGTGGGCACAGCCATGCGGGTCCTGCAGTGGGTGCTAGTTCTGGAGAGCTGGCGCCCCCAGGCCCTCTGGGCTGTGCCCCCTGCTGCCCACCTGGCACGGCTCATGTGTGTGTTCCTGGTGGACAGTGAGCTGTTCCGGGAGTCCCCAGTACAGCGTCTGGTGGCAGCCCTCCTAGCCCAGCTCTGTCAGCCTCAAGTCTTGCCAAACCTCAACCTGGACTGCCCACTCCCTGGCCTGACGTCTTTCCCGGACCTCTATGCCAACTTCCTGGATCATTTTGAGGCTGTCTCTTTTGGGGACCACCTCTTTGGGGCcctggtcctcctgcctctgcagcGTCGGTTCAGTGTCACTTTGCGCCTCGCCCTCTTTGGGGAACACGTGGGAGCTTTGCGAGCTCTGAGCCTGCCTCTGACTCAG TTGCCTGTGTCCCTGGAGTGCTACACGGTACCTCCTGAAGACAACCTGGCCCTCCTTCAGCTCTACTTCAGGACCCTGGTTACTGGTGTGCTCCGTCCACATTGGTGCCCTGTGCTCTATGCTGTGGCTGTGGCTCATGTCAATAGCTTCATCTTCTCTCAGGACCCACAGAGCTCA GATGAGGTAAAGGCTGCCCGCAGGCGTATGCTGCAGAAAACATGGCTGCTGGCAGATGAG gGTCTCCGGCAGCACCTTCTCCACTATAAGCTTCCCAATTCCACGCTCCCAGAGGGCTTTGAGCTCTATCCTCAGTTGCCCCCTCTGCGTCAGCACTACCTCCAGAGACTGACTTCAACGGTGCTCCAAAATGGGGTATCAGAGACCTAG